A window of Vibrio ishigakensis contains these coding sequences:
- a CDS encoding ABC transporter ATP-binding protein produces MSKPTGELLIEGKNLIKDFPVSSTALKNPMMRAINDVSFKMYKSRGLSVVGESGSGKSTTAKMIAKMYAPTGGSIEYRGRDIQTINKKADLMHYREGVQMVWQDPFGSLNPTHNIFHHIARPLIIHKKVKPGNKKELQERVYDLLEQVGLIPPKETAEKFPHQLSGGQRQRVNLARNIAVGAEVVLADEPTSMLDVSIRAGVLNLMEEMKFEKQMSLLYITHDIATARYIAEDIAVMYVGHMVEWGDTDEVIANPQHPYTQLLISAVPDPSKSIHEKLKGNKGEIPLWTPESAGCPFAGRCQHATDRCKEQLPGVTQLSENHFVRCYLHEQ; encoded by the coding sequence ATGAGTAAACCTACAGGCGAGCTGTTGATCGAAGGCAAAAACCTAATCAAAGATTTTCCGGTTAGCAGCACAGCGCTAAAGAACCCTATGATGCGCGCCATTAATGACGTGTCATTCAAGATGTATAAGAGTCGTGGTCTTTCTGTGGTGGGCGAATCTGGCTCAGGTAAATCTACCACAGCTAAGATGATCGCTAAGATGTATGCACCCACTGGTGGCAGCATCGAATACCGTGGCCGTGATATCCAGACCATCAACAAGAAAGCCGACTTAATGCACTACCGTGAAGGCGTGCAGATGGTATGGCAAGACCCGTTTGGGTCACTAAACCCAACCCACAACATCTTTCACCATATCGCTCGACCATTGATCATCCATAAGAAGGTCAAGCCGGGTAACAAGAAAGAACTTCAAGAGCGTGTATATGACTTGCTTGAGCAAGTAGGCTTAATCCCACCAAAAGAGACCGCTGAGAAATTCCCTCATCAGCTCTCTGGTGGTCAGCGTCAAAGGGTAAACCTAGCGCGAAATATCGCTGTGGGTGCCGAGGTAGTGCTTGCCGATGAGCCGACATCAATGCTGGATGTGTCCATCCGTGCCGGCGTTCTTAACCTAATGGAAGAGATGAAGTTCGAGAAGCAGATGTCGCTTCTATACATCACCCATGATATCGCTACAGCGCGCTATATCGCCGAAGACATTGCTGTTATGTACGTAGGACACATGGTGGAATGGGGAGATACCGATGAGGTTATCGCGAACCCTCAGCACCCTTATACTCAGCTGTTGATCTCTGCGGTGCCCGATCCATCTAAGTCTATCCATGAAAAACTCAAGGGTAACAAGGGCGAGATCCCATTGTGGACACCAGAATCAGCAGGTTGTCCGTTTGCTGGTCGCTGCCAGCACGCAACCGATAGATGTAAAGAACAGCTCCCAGGAGTGACTCAGCTGTCCGAAAACCACTTTGTTCGTTGCTATCTGCACGAGCAATAA